ACAGCATAGACGCCAGGGGCCGCCTCCAGGTGCGCGTCCACCGCCAGATAGCCGCGTCTGTTCAAAGTGCAGCCCAGGCTTTCCGCTGCCAGCGCCCGCGTGTTGGGGGTGCGGCCCACAGCCACCAGGGCCTTGGCGGCCGTAATTTCGCGGCCGTCCTCCAGGGTCAGGCGGGCCTGCCCGTCCACCGTACGCAACTCCTTGGCCCGCGCGCCTTCCAGGCAGGTGACGCCCGCCTTGGTCAGGGCGCGGAGCATCTCTTTGGCCACGTCCGCGTCCTCCAGGGGGGCGATGTGCGGGGCGGCCTCCACAATGGTCACCTTGCTGCCCATGGCGCGGAAAAAGTCGCCCATTTCCAGACCAATGGCCCCGGCGCCCACAATAAGCAGGCTCTCGGGCACGGCCGCGATGCGCAGCAGGGCCGTGCTGTCCAGCACGCAGTCGTTGTCCGGAGTCAGGCCGGGAAAGGCTGCGGAAGACGTACCGCAGGCCAGCACCACCTGAGCGGCCGCCAGTTCCGTGACGCCGTCCTTACCCTCCAGGCGCACCCGGTGCAGGCCTTCGGCCGTGCCGGCGCAGACACCACGACCTTCCAGCAGGGTCACGCCCAGGCCGGTCAGCTCCTTGGCCAGGGCCTGACTGCTGCCCTTGGTGAAACGGGCCACGCGGGTCTGCAGGGCCGTATAGTCCACGGCGATTTCGCCCTTGGCCACCCGCAGGCGCTGCTGGGCGGCCAGAAGCGCGCCCGGCGCCACGGCCCCCAGCAGGAGCTTGGTGGGGATACAGCCGCAGTTGAGGCAGGTGCCGCCCCAGTGCGTATCCTCCGCCAGGGCCACCTTTTTACCGCCTTTGGCCAGCAGGCGTGCCGCCGACGTGCCGCCGGGGCCGCCGCCCAAAATCAGGACATCAAAAGTCTGCACGGATATTCCTCCCGCAGCGACGCTCCAGAGCGTCGGATAAGTGTCCGGGTGTACGGCGCGCGGCGCGGTTCCAGCCAGGCCGGAGCCGCGCCGCAAAAGCGCCTATTTGCCGATTTCGGCTTTGTACAGAAACTGCCGGGCAGCGGAACGGTACAGCAGAAGGTTCTGTTCCGGCAAGGGCTCCAGGCCGTGCAGGTCCACCGCCGCGTCAGGCGGCAGGGCCTCCACGCGGTAGGGCAAGGTAGGCTGTCCGTAGGCTTCGGCCACCATCTGGGCAGCGTCTCTGGCATCTTCGCGTCGGGGCCAGGTCCACTGTCCGTCCGCGCCGGGCAAAGGCATGGCCAGAAAGCGCACGCCGCCGCCGGGAATATCCCGCACCAGCCCTATACTCGCGGCCAGGGCGGCCGTGTCGGGCGCGCCGCCGTACACAGCGGCCGTGGTGGCCGCGCCGCCCACGGCATTGAGCACGGCCTTCACGTTCTTGATGGCCAACAGGCGCTCCAGGAGGTCCGGCTTGCGGCCGTCCGTCTGCAGCCAGACCTCCAGGCCGCCCGCAGCCAGCCTGTCCACCAGAATACAGAGATTCTCCTCCTGGCCGTCGGGACACTGCGAGGGATAGATGCCGCCGATCTTGCCGTGGAGCAGGTCGCTTCTGGTGATGCAGGCTTCCAGCACATGGCCGGAAAGCAGGTAGGCGATGATTTCGCCCGAACCCTGCTTGATGACCTGGCCGTCATTGAACAGGGGAAACTCCACACCTTCGGGATTACGATAGATGGCTTTGCGGTTGGCGCGGTAGAAGGCGTTAAATTCCTGCGCGTCAGCCTTAAAATCCACTGTGGCGTAAGGAATATCCCTTTCGGCCAGAAAGGCTTTGACAATTTTGCAGCGGATGCACTCCGGTGCAGTATACAGTGTTATGCTCATACAAACCTCGTACAGAATAGGTTGGGGCAGCGCCAGACTATGAAGGTCAGGCTATGTCCTCCAGCGACTTGCCGCCGGTGCGCGCGCCCCAGATTCCCAGGATAAGCGCCGCGGCAATGCAGAGCGCGGTAAAAATGTAGAACACTCCGTCAAAGCTGTATGCTGCGTAGACAACAGGAATCAAGGGTTGACTGAAGGCCACGGCCAGCCGGCCCGACGCGGCGTGGAAGCCCGTGGCCGTGTTGCGCGACATGGTGGGGTAGGACTCCGCCGTATACGAAAACACCGTAAAGCCCATGCCCATGACGCCCGCCGTGAGCAGCCCGCCAATGAGCACCACCAGCCAGTAGCCCGACACGTTGCCGAAAATGGGCGCCAGAACCGCCATGAACAGCAGCATGCAGACAATGGGGATTTTGCGGCCGCCCATGTCGGAAAACAGGCCGGAGACAAAGCAGCCCACGGGCACGCCGATGGAAATAAGCGTGGTGGCCATGAGGCAGTCTTCAAGACTGAAACCGTGAGCCTTGAGCAGCGTGGCCGTCCAGTTGGTCACCAGGAAGGTCGCCGGATTGGTGAGAACGACCAGCAAAAAGATGACGATGGTGCGTTTGATGTATTTTTTGCTGCACATGCTCAACAGCACGTCTTTGAGCGGGGCCTTGCGGGGCGGAACCTTGGCCGCCGCCGCCGCAAGGTCGATGTTCTGCCCGGTGATGTCGCGCATGACATCCTCGGCTTCGGCCACCCGGCCGCGGGCCACCAGCCAGCGGGGCGACTCGTCCAGATACTTCCAGGCGATGATGAGCGCCACGTAGCCGAATCCGCCCATATAGAAGATATACCGCCAGGCCTCTTCGTGCAGAGGAATGATGGCCCGGCAGAGCATGCCAATGACCGGCACGGCGCAAAAACCCACGGCGGCCACCGTGTTTTGCCACTTGCCGCGGCTTTCCGCCGGGGCCATTTCGGCTATGTAGGCCTGCGAGCAGACCATAAGACAAAATACGCCAAAGCCCGTCAGCGCGCGCGAGGCCACAAACACGGGAAAGCTGTCGGTCAGGCCGTTGATGATGGATGCGGTGGAAAACAGCGTAATGGCAATAAGAAAGGTCTTGCGCCGGCCGATGATGTCCGAAATGACGCCGCCCACCAGACCGCCGCAGGTCATGGCCACAAAGTACCAAAAGGTGACGTGGCCCAGATCCTTCATGGTCAGGCCCCAGTTGTGCATGAGCGCCGGCGCGATAAAGCCGAAGTTCCAGTTGTCCATCTGCTCGCAGAAATAAGCGATCATGATGATGAAAAACACAACTTTATGTCGTCCACTGACCTTGAGCCCGTCAAAGTAGTTGTTGCTGATGCGTGGTGCGTCCTGCATGACCCCTCCTTGCGCGCGCTGCTGCGGCGGCTGCGGCCGGTTGTGAAAGGTAAAATTTGCACATGGCGTGCATGTATCCACCTAGGCCAGCACAGGGGTGGGCAATGTTGTGGCGGCAACCTTTTTGCGGTTTTTTTCACAATAGTATTTTAACCTATTGAAATAAAATTATTTATTTTAATAAAAAATAGTTTGTGAAAAAACCCTCTAATTCTTGAAAACGTTGCTGCCGCAACGTCGCACCGCCGCGCCCACAGGCATGAATAGGCCAATGACGAGGAAAACGGGAAGGAATGTTCTTAAAAGTACAGGAGGTCACATGCACTATGCCCGTCGTTTTCTGACCCTGGCCGCCGCGCTCGGCGTCCTTTTTGCGGGGGCGCAGCCTGCCAATGCCGTGGATTTCAAAGTCAAAGGCGCTTTTGACGTCAGTTTTGAAACGTCCAACGTGCTGCCCAGGGGGGTGGGCGGCAGGGACACCTTTGGCGCCATTGAGCGCCTGCGCACGCAGATCGACGCCGTGGCCGGAGAAAACCTCTCCGGCAGCGTCCTGTTTACCGTGGGCACCGGCACCATGAACTGGGGCTCGGCCAAGGACGGCGCGGCCCTGGGCGCGGACGGCACGCAGAATCTGGGCGTGCGTCACGCCTATCTTGACTGGGTTCTGCCCAAAACCGATCTCAAGGTGCGCATGGGCATGCAACCCCTGCTGCTGCCGGGCTATGTAACGGGCTGGAGCGCCGTGTACGGCCAGTACACCACCGGGGTAAGCCTGAGCGCCCCCCAGATTAAACTGGGCGATGCCCAGGTGGGAGCCGCGTTTTTCTGGGGACGTCCGTACAACGACAATGCGGATCTGACCAAGTACGGCAAGAACGAAACGGGCTATCTGGACAATCTGGACGTGTTCGGGCTGAGCATACCCGTCACCGCGCCCGGCCTCAAGATCACCCCCTGGGGCATGTACGCCCTTATGGGTGAAAACAGCCTGCGCGGCATCAACGACAATACCGCCCAGCGGGAGCCCTCCATTTACGCGCCCCGCGGCGGCCTCATGCCCGTGCTGGGCAGCGGCGGCAACTATGTGAGCACCTTTGAAAAAGTCTACCGCAGTGCGCACAATACCTGGAGCAACGGCTACTGGGGTGGCCTTACCTCCGAGCTGAACCTCTGGGCCCCCTTCAACATCGCTGCCGAATTCAGCTACGGCGCGGTGGATATGGGCGAACTGCAAAACTACACGGGCTTCGGCGCTTCCGCCGCCCAGAACAAGACCTTTGAGCTGACCCGTAGAGGCTGGTATGCGGCCCTGCGTGTGGACTACAAATGTTCCTGGGGCACGCCCGGCGTCACCGCATGGTACGGCAGCGGCGATGACGACAACCCCTACAATGGCTCGGAACGTCTGCCCCAGTTCAATACGGCCTGGCCCGTGACCCCCCTGGGCTTCGGCGGCGGTTTTTTTGACCTGAACACCTGGAAAGTGCTGGGGCACAACCCCAGCGGTCTGGCCGGCGGCGTGGTCGGCATCAAAGACCTGAGCTTTCTTCAAGACCTCACCCACACCATAAAGGTGGGCTATTTTCAGGGCACCAACAGCGCGCAGATGCCCCGCAAGGCCAATATGACC
The genomic region above belongs to Desulfovibrio legallii and contains:
- a CDS encoding dihydrolipoyl dehydrogenase family protein is translated as MQTFDVLILGGGPGGTSAARLLAKGGKKVALAEDTHWGGTCLNCGCIPTKLLLGAVAPGALLAAQQRLRVAKGEIAVDYTALQTRVARFTKGSSQALAKELTGLGVTLLEGRGVCAGTAEGLHRVRLEGKDGVTELAAAQVVLACGTSSAAFPGLTPDNDCVLDSTALLRIAAVPESLLIVGAGAIGLEMGDFFRAMGSKVTIVEAAPHIAPLEDADVAKEMLRALTKAGVTCLEGARAKELRTVDGQARLTLEDGREITAAKALVAVGRTPNTRALAAESLGCTLNRRGYLAVDAHLEAAPGVYAVGDVNGLTLLAHAAEHQAGYVARRILGREFGAYASGPVPSCVYGSTEIMRVGPTAKELLREGRAVSVSQAPLTMNPIAQASGHTAGFVKVVWEGERPVGMAAVGGGVSHLVSVASLLLAGDYTPEKLHTVMIAHPTLDEILPLAMNAPRAVPQ
- a CDS encoding MFS transporter, which encodes MQDAPRISNNYFDGLKVSGRHKVVFFIIMIAYFCEQMDNWNFGFIAPALMHNWGLTMKDLGHVTFWYFVAMTCGGLVGGVISDIIGRRKTFLIAITLFSTASIINGLTDSFPVFVASRALTGFGVFCLMVCSQAYIAEMAPAESRGKWQNTVAAVGFCAVPVIGMLCRAIIPLHEEAWRYIFYMGGFGYVALIIAWKYLDESPRWLVARGRVAEAEDVMRDITGQNIDLAAAAAKVPPRKAPLKDVLLSMCSKKYIKRTIVIFLLVVLTNPATFLVTNWTATLLKAHGFSLEDCLMATTLISIGVPVGCFVSGLFSDMGGRKIPIVCMLLFMAVLAPIFGNVSGYWLVVLIGGLLTAGVMGMGFTVFSYTAESYPTMSRNTATGFHAASGRLAVAFSQPLIPVVYAAYSFDGVFYIFTALCIAAALILGIWGARTGGKSLEDIA
- a CDS encoding outer membrane homotrimeric porin; the protein is MHYARRFLTLAAALGVLFAGAQPANAVDFKVKGAFDVSFETSNVLPRGVGGRDTFGAIERLRTQIDAVAGENLSGSVLFTVGTGTMNWGSAKDGAALGADGTQNLGVRHAYLDWVLPKTDLKVRMGMQPLLLPGYVTGWSAVYGQYTTGVSLSAPQIKLGDAQVGAAFFWGRPYNDNADLTKYGKNETGYLDNLDVFGLSIPVTAPGLKITPWGMYALMGENSLRGINDNTAQREPSIYAPRGGLMPVLGSGGNYVSTFEKVYRSAHNTWSNGYWGGLTSELNLWAPFNIAAEFSYGAVDMGELQNYTGFGASAAQNKTFELTRRGWYAALRVDYKCSWGTPGVTAWYGSGDDDNPYNGSERLPQFNTAWPVTPLGFGGGFFDLNTWKVLGHNPSGLAGGVVGIKDLSFLQDLTHTIKVGYFQGTNSAQMPRKANMTSYPTRADGPMAYLTTTDHAWDFSVSNTYKLYENFLVNLEAAYVNLHLDSDTWNGVEDSQYRDNWRVSLSFRYMF